The genomic stretch AACGACATCATCAGTGTACTCCGGTAACTAAAGTAAGTAATCATTAATTGCCCGACTCCCTTACCGaataaattacatattattCATTCATAAATCCGAGTATTGGAACGATGAATTTGTGGTGAATTACCCATAGGTAACACACTGTCACGTGATGTAATGAGTAAGAAATATGTAACTCATGATAATTCAGTGACTGGTGTAAAAGttcaatacatttgtaaaacttCAAATAATTTTATAAGATTTATTTTTCATCACATATTTGTCGTCCTCTTCGCGTTCCCCAATATGGTAATGCGAAACAATTTAAGTGACACTGTGAGATTTATAAGTTATGATATGAAAACTCTCTGTTGGCTGACCTGTGTTACTTCAACTCTGTATTTCTTGGGGCATAAATTACCGttcaaaagaaacggtaaacattcATTCTGGCGATTTTTCTAAATCGACGCCCTCTACGGCATGTTTAGAAAGAATCATAGCGGTTGTCGGTGGTCGAGTGGCTCTTGCAAACCACTGCGGTCGGAGTTCGAacccccattcagggttcgattaaatttacagGTTCAGGTACAGGTtgacaacgcaggttttccccgggtactccagtttcctcctgcattgacactgaacccatgagggatggccctcactggacttctcgGGAGAaaagtgtttaaatgcttaaagaactatccagtcaCTGATTGTAAGATGGCAACTACTACAATGCACGAGAGCGTATGTGAGCGAAAATTATCGTTTATTATTGAAATTCGGGAAATGTAATACAACAcatggttcaaagtttcctCGTGACTTTTAATTgacatttctaagtcattcagattgTTAAAGTATCATTATcaaatgaaagtatcaccagTATGTagtcatacatttttttttaaaattctaaccgaccgaccgaccgaccgaccgatctATCATTTTTGAGGTGTTACGATGAGAATCATAGAAAGTACCGGCGCCCAAAGATGgttctgtctttctgtctgtcacACGATATCACGACACTTAGTCCAAAGATGGTtctatctttctgtctgtcACACGATATCACGTCAGTTAGTCCAAAGCTTTGTCGTATTCACTATCACAGACTGTCGTTTGTATGTACTTTTTATATGTATTACGTGTAACGTTGATAGAGGCCAAAGAGTATTGCCTTGCAGGTCTTATagctattacatgtaaagtatctGGACTACTAAGGGACCAGTACTAGTCACTTTCTTCGGCCTAGAAGGCCAGTGATTTGATGGGGTTGGGGGTTAGcctgttgtttttttaaattggcAGTTGGAGGGTGGGTGGTTTCATCCTAATTTTGGATGGGGATCATTGTGTTGAAATCacgatcgccgttgagggcgcagATAATTAGGagcagacccaaaaatcaatttgttttgatttatcgtgtatataGCTACAAAAGACGTTTATCAACAGGTGATCACGTGATATAATTCCATTGAAAATGTACACGTAAGTAagtgtacctaacaaaacatttgtttttaaaaacgtTTCAGTTACACCTAATGCAACTTTAATTGGcgtgaaatattttctttatcataaattcaaagacagtaattacaaattcatgacattgttcGTTATCCTTCAAGCCAAGGCTGGACACGCTTGTACCAATTAGCCgtataataaaaatgaaaatagtaaTCAGGTCAAGGAAAcaggtcagaaaaaaaaactagatCATAGTACGAAGGCCTACTTAACTGATAGAGTGTGATTAAGTGGTGACTGTGTCAAAAAATATAACTACCAATATTCTGTTCATGACCTCAGCATTTAAAGATAAGGTAACATACCGTAAGTTTTCCTTTTATCTCTTCGTATTAAATTGTACAGGTAATCACGATAACCAAATCAATTACTACGACTGTTAGAAACTTTAAGATTCTTCACAAAGAAAAGAAAGCAAAACCCAggaaatcatgaaccacccaAAAGAAATACATTGGTTGTAATTGTTatctattttattatttataaaactcgtgtgtgtgtgtgtgtgtgtgtgtgtgtgtgtgtgtgtgtgtgtgtgtgtgtgtgtgtgtgtgtgtgtgtgtgtgtgtttcatggAATAAGACACTGGATTATTGAATCACCACTCTTCTATAGCTAGCTTGCTATTTAAAGATCTTTAAACTGTTAACATGACATGGCATGTAAGGTTATGTGCAATGTGTCACATAGTAGTACATAGTTGTGTGCATATGCCTTACTACATACAGTGCGATAACAACGGTTGACATAACTAAGTTAATTTACTGTCAAATATGATTAGCTGCTCGTGTTTCTGTTATCGTATTGCATAATACCATATAGGGAACATGACGAATAGTTCATTTTGTTCTCgtgattttccggatttctaatattattttcttattttgtctatatttcaaatatttttttttaaatattgccatcataactattgtttcctctcactgttttttccgtagaccctacacgtgtagggtctatgatctgAGCTCATAGCGAGTCCAACTGATCTGCATATGAATGAAAAACAACCTCCAATATAGGTTGCGTAAACTTTGACATTTAGTTTACAAATCACTTGGATTTGGATAGACTATCTCCAACGCAGTAAGTATTCAACACTATCACCACTCAAATAGCAGTAACCACTTTACTAGTGACGACTTTAAAGGCTTGGTCGCAGCTGAAGATAGTTTTCAACCAAGTTTTTCCAACTTTCTTCGTTTTTTTATCAGCCGTAGTGAGGTATACTCCGTTTGACGTACCTCGACCTACTATATGTCAGTTGTGACATTTCGAGAGGTGAGTAGCCCTAAAGTAAGACTATGTGTGTCATCGCCTATGTGCCGGGAAACGATTGAGAGCTGTGTTGTTCTGTTGTCGTTTCTGCAGTACCAAAGTCTCGTCAGTCTTTACCGTAAAGTTTACTCACATTATTGTCATATTATACTACTAATGAATGGAAGATTCTACTTCGACATCGTGATGTGCGAGTCTCGGGTGCGAGTTCCCTTCCCTTGTTTCCCTTTTCGTTTCGGTAGTCATTTctggtaaacaatattgttaagCCGCGTCattctggggttttttttggcTATAGCATTATTGGACGTgtgttacatgtaacatttcatactgaagcttgtgttgtttttgttattttatatttagatcCGAAATCTCGATGGTTAACTATAAAACGTGAGTCGTAAATTAGAACATATTGCCAAGCACGTGGGTCATGTACTTTGTTGGTAGTGCCAGTGATTTATAAGTGTGTTGACCGGTCCTCAATTCAATCAACGATGGAGATGTTCAAACGAATCAAAACACAGTCGCCAACGACTAACAGTAAGGCAAGCAATACTTTGCCGGTTGCAGTGACCATCTCGCAACATAACAAGACATCCAATGCGACGACGTCTCCAAATGTATCTCCCCCAATCGATTTGACCACTGTCTCGTCTCTCTCTACACGTGAGCCGACCATGAACGTTTCTACAAAGCCCTTAGAAATGCAAACAAGTGGTTGTGCAGACGAGCAAACAGAAGACGTGCTTTCCTTAGAGCAGAGTCTTCGAAAAGATGACAATGCGGTCGTAAAGCGTGCCAAGATGGCTATTTCTGTCGACTCAGCCGCAATGTCGtcagatgaaaatataaaagttcaTCAACAGATGCAGCCAACTCCTCAAATCTCGGAAACTAGTCAGAGTTCATCAGATTTGACCCAGAATATCGATAGTATTGATCCCGTTGAACCCGAGATCAATTCTAGGGACCCTTCCATTAATCAAATACAAGGACCTCCTGACGTGACTATAAAAGTACAATCTGAGAAATATGAAGTTCACCGGTCTCTTTTGATGGAAAAGTGTGATTTCTTTCGTGCAATGTTCACGTCAGGAATGCGTGAGACATGGGAGAGAGACGTGGATCTGAAAGAAGTTAGCGTTGCTGCCTTTAATGTTATCCTCAAGTATCTGTACACGAACAGCATTCCTTTAACGAAAGGTAATTTCACCGAAATTTTGTCAACTGCGATGtatcttcaaatgaaattcATGGTAGATGCAGACACCTTATATCCGATGCTTAACAAAGACAACTTTATGTTCTTTCTGGAGTTTGCCCAGGCCAATAAGTCTGAGAGTATCATTGACTGTGTACGTCTGTATCTCGGTGATAACTATTTAGAGCTAGGAGAATCTGGACACCTTATGGATGTTACGGACAACATTCTCGATGGGGTACTTGACAGAAGATCAGAAGGCAGTCAAGTCGTTACTGCGATTGTAGATAATATCCGTACAAGAAGCAGCTCGTTTTATTACATGGATTCAGACGGAGGGCCGTGGAAATTTCTGACATCCGTGCCCATGAGTCTTCGTGGAGGTGGCGTTGCCGTTTTAAATAATTACATCTATGTAACAGGTTCGGGTGCCAGGAGAGCTCAAGACCATGCTTACCGATACAACCCTATCATACACGAGTGGAAGGAAATCCCACCACCAATCCAGGAACGGGATCTTATCAGCCTGGTGGCTTTGGATGATTGCGTGTATGCGGTAGGTGTTGGGGGCATGTGCAACACCAACCCAAACCACTTGTTCAGTATGGAGTACCAGAAATTCAATTCAGTTGAAAGGTATGACCCAATACTCAACACCTGGACTCCACGTACGTCAATACCCCGTCGCCTGTGTTGGTTAACTGCTACGGCACATGCTGGACTAATCTTCGTTCATGGTAAAGTATACGACGTTCAGTTCGACATCAGTTCTTCTGCTGGGTCTAATTTTTACTATAATCCACAAACAGATGAATGGTGCGAGTGGAAGATGGGATCATTCCAATATTCCCTAACCTACACACCATTCCAATATAAACTATCCATGAGTTCTGACGTGGATAACTTTTATTTCATCGGCTCTAAAGACAAAATCATTGACGAAATACGAGAGTATGATTTCCGTTCCGGTCAACAAATTGTCAAGTATTCGTCGGCGACAGCAGGACCGAAAAGAGAAGAAGGTGTATTTCTCACGTGTGAAAAACGAATATATGTGGTCTATAATCGCAAAGAAACGGAATACTACGACAACGAGCAACAGAAGTGGGTGTTTTTGCCAGGATCTCAACTCTGCAAGAAGGGGGACAGAGCCTATACACAAAATGGTTTCATCTGTCATCTTCCGAAGCGAACTCAGGACATGGCTGCAAAACGCATCAAACCTATGTAGACAAGGGTCCAGGATGGAACGCCCAATCGTCGTAAAACCACAtgtctcttttacggcactgtcaaAGATGCATCGCCATTTTTCATTGCATcagcagaaaaaaaaaacattttctggCTTACGAGAATGGGAACAACAGTTCTCCTACGTTGGGTCAATACGTTTTTAAACGATCAAGTCACGTAACCATTATTATACCCTCTATtaggaccggtcagtttctgcggccgggggggggggtcggtcgGTGGATTTTTCCATCGGGCCGAtgaagtcactgaccccccccccccccctatctgtaaaaccgaaaacaggctgacccctcccccatcacttaattctaaaacataatCCCCCCCCACCATATATCATACTTATATGACAGgtatttgatcgtgactcagagtGGCCTGCTTGACTAAATACTTTATAAAATAGCATCATACTAAGTTAgcgactacacagggtaaatatattgaaaaaaataatttaataggATCTTGACTGTAAAAAGTAGGGGGAAAGTTTGAGATGAGAATATGTAGACATCTCATGGGTCCCAAGAGGTCTCTCCCTAGAGCTCTGGAGGTTTTCTGAGacttaaagccaattttagggtattcagaccctttcacacaataatttccaagctttacaagacagcaccaacatgtagttagcaactacatagggttaaatttttctttgatacttAAATAGCATGCATCTTGACTGTAAAAAGTAGGGAAATATGTACACCCATCATGGGAGgagggttctagggggtctcccctataAATCCTGGAGATTTTTTACGCTTAAgccaattttaggctattcagaccctttcagacagcaccgacatgtaaaaagcaactgcacagggttgaaatattaaaagaaaagtttaatagcatcttcaCAGTAAGaagtagggggaagagctttaGACTAGGATACTAGTATGTCCACATCTTGTGGGGGGGATCCTAGGGGGTCTACCCCTTAGACTCTCTGGAGGGTTTTACCCTTAAAGCCAACTTTAAAGCTATTCAGAGCCTCCCAGGCAATAACGTCAaaacagcaccatcaagtatcagaaattaAATTATTCTTTACACATAGgtttgaaatatgttctttaaatagtaaaggtcagcacatctgaTGGTTGTATCATTGACGGGGGAGAGTTGGAGAGTTTCTTCACTTTAAGGCATGTTTTAGATTATCCTGGCAataatttcacatctttaaCAGACAGTACATCTAAAATTAGCAATTAATGTtcaagaaaagtttaataccattatgacagtaaaaattGATGCATGTATCAATTACCCAACGATACAAACTGGTGTATACTTTTTCATCCACATAGCAAGTTCATATGAGTAAGAACATGTAGAACTTCACATTTACCTTGATACGACCATGGCAAACTCAAATTTTTTATAGGATGGAAACCATTGTGTAAGTCACATACTTAGAATTGGATATTAAGCAAAACGTAACCCACTACAATCGTGATCCTACAAGTCAGTATACTGTCAGTCGTTGAACCAAATCTGTACTGTTACTAAGAAGCGAATACGTGAGAGACAGCAAATCTTACATGACAATTACAGTTTTGTGTAGTATAGAATTTGTGGATCAACCACTAACAATACTCAAGTAACAGCGAGAATTTTCATATTATAACGCACGTAAgcttatacactgtatatatatatatatatatatatatatatatatatatatatatatatatatatatatatatatatatatatatatatatatgtaacctgatatatatatatatttgtaacctgatatatatatatatatatacatatatatatatatatatatatatatatatatatatatatatatatatatatatatatatatatatatatatatatatatatatatatatatatatatatatatatatatatatatatatatataactcggtgagtatcaatctgctaagacagtgctctataccgcagtggcagagcgtaatagttttggtagtactggaactctttcttggttgtaactcggagtttcacgcatggcgcgatcatcagacaacaatatatatagtttgtatatataatacacactgATAATATTTTCCTTGTAAGTAATCATTCCGTGGCATGGCATGATTGA from Glandiceps talaboti chromosome 12, keGlaTala1.1, whole genome shotgun sequence encodes the following:
- the LOC144443143 gene encoding kelch-like protein 36 — encoded protein: MEMFKRIKTQSPTTNSKASNTLPVAVTISQHNKTSNATTSPNVSPPIDLTTVSSLSTREPTMNVSTKPLEMQTSGCADEQTEDVLSLEQSLRKDDNAVVKRAKMAISVDSAAMSSDENIKVHQQMQPTPQISETSQSSSDLTQNIDSIDPVEPEINSRDPSINQIQGPPDVTIKVQSEKYEVHRSLLMEKCDFFRAMFTSGMRETWERDVDLKEVSVAAFNVILKYLYTNSIPLTKGNFTEILSTAMYLQMKFMVDADTLYPMLNKDNFMFFLEFAQANKSESIIDCVRLYLGDNYLELGESGHLMDVTDNILDGVLDRRSEGSQVVTAIVDNIRTRSSSFYYMDSDGGPWKFLTSVPMSLRGGGVAVLNNYIYVTGSGARRAQDHAYRYNPIIHEWKEIPPPIQERDLISLVALDDCVYAVGVGGMCNTNPNHLFSMEYQKFNSVERYDPILNTWTPRTSIPRRLCWLTATAHAGLIFVHGKVYDVQFDISSSAGSNFYYNPQTDEWCEWKMGSFQYSLTYTPFQYKLSMSSDVDNFYFIGSKDKIIDEIREYDFRSGQQIVKYSSATAGPKREEGVFLTCEKRIYVVYNRKETEYYDNEQQKWVFLPGSQLCKKGDRAYTQNGFICHLPKRTQDMAAKRIKPM